ACATTCGCTTTTCCAAAACTTGCAGCTTATCTTTTTCTTTTCTTGGTAAAAATCCTAAAAAAATATAAGTGAAAGACGGTAACCCACTAGCCATTAAAGCGGTAAGCCCAGCATTCGGACCAGGTATCGTTTCGACACGTATGTCCGCTTCTCTAGCAGCCACTACAAGTTCATAACCAGGATCACTAATCAAAGGTAAACCTGCGTCGGAGACCAATGCAATATTTGAGCCATTTATTAATTGTTCTAATAGCATACTCGTTTGCTGTTCTTTGTTATGGTCGTGGTATGATTTTAAAGGCGTTTGAATTTCATAATGATGACATAGTTTGCTCGTAACTCTTGTATCTTCACATGCAATGATATCTGCACGTTTAAGTGTATCAACGGCCCTATACGTCATATCTGCTAAATTACCTATGGGTGTTCCTACTAGGTATAAAGTGCCCATTTATTGCGCCTCCTTAATTAATTGCAGTTTTTT
The genomic region above belongs to Staphylococcus durrellii and contains:
- the rsmI gene encoding 16S rRNA (cytidine(1402)-2'-O)-methyltransferase; its protein translation is MGTLYLVGTPIGNLADMTYRAVDTLKRADIIACEDTRVTSKLCHHYEIQTPLKSYHDHNKEQQTSMLLEQLINGSNIALVSDAGLPLISDPGYELVVAAREADIRVETIPGPNAGLTALMASGLPSFTYIFLGFLPRKEKDKLQVLEKRMFQDSTLIIYESPHRVKDTLKAIAKIDQERQVTLGRELTKKFEQIETQPVTQLLTAVNDAQIPLKGEFVVLIEGAAELLDTSWFENMTINEHVTHYVEQNMKPKVAIKHVAEDRNMKTSEVYNIYHNID